Proteins encoded by one window of Enterobacter pseudoroggenkampii:
- the gspI gene encoding type II secretion system minor pseudopilin GspI yields the protein MTKGKVKQNGMTLLEVMVALVIFSTAALALMNSVSLNVRFTHGLADTLQASWVAENQLAEAQLAKTDFPDAEEQGTEIMGGRGWNWRKQRVKTSDNGWANAIRVYAEGDDSQPVISLQIVGPGESQ from the coding sequence ATGACTAAAGGCAAGGTTAAGCAGAACGGGATGACGCTGTTGGAGGTGATGGTCGCGCTGGTCATCTTCTCCACCGCCGCGCTGGCGCTGATGAACTCGGTCTCCCTGAACGTGCGTTTTACCCACGGGCTGGCCGACACGCTGCAGGCCAGTTGGGTGGCCGAGAACCAGCTGGCGGAAGCGCAGCTCGCGAAAACCGACTTCCCGGATGCTGAGGAGCAGGGAACGGAAATCATGGGCGGGCGCGGCTGGAACTGGCGCAAGCAGCGGGTCAAAACCTCCGACAACGGCTGGGCTAACGCGATTCGCGTGTATGCCGAAGGTGACGACAGCCAGCCGGTTATTTCGCTGCAGATCGTTGGGCCAGGAGAGAGCCAGTGA
- the gspE gene encoding type II secretion system ATPase GspE, producing the protein MDELTKTLCSSSYAKDNGVLFYNNDVYIRDNTPALALLEVRRVLGRAFVPVTLTSEAFDELLAKIWQQSSGVSQQLVDDMDADIDLMALTEEIPDNEDLLDNDENSPVIRLINAILGEAVKDGASDIHIETFERTLSIRFRVDGVLRPVLQPARKLAPLLVSRIKVMSKLDIAEKRLPQDGRISLRIGRKAIDVRVSTIPSQYGERVVMRLLDKSNLKPDINKLGLIDEELEKLKGLIDRPHGIILVTGPTGSGKSTTLYAILSALNGHERNILTVEDPIEYELEGVGQTQVNPRVDMTFARGLRAILRQDPDVVMIGEIRDGETAQIAVQASLTGHLVMSTLHTNSAAGAITRLRDMGLESFLIGSSLLGVIAQRLVRRLCTHCRTTSPLDANEKALFSFMETPPKAIYRAVGCEHCRQSGYQGRAGIHEFLVVDSTMRRAIHEDKDEMSIETQLFKQAYSLRENGLLKVISGITSLEEVMRVTAERGGDE; encoded by the coding sequence GTGGACGAACTGACTAAAACCCTGTGTAGCAGCAGCTACGCAAAAGATAACGGCGTTCTGTTTTACAACAACGACGTCTATATCCGTGATAACACCCCGGCGTTAGCACTGCTGGAAGTGCGCCGGGTGCTGGGACGCGCGTTCGTCCCGGTGACCCTGACATCTGAAGCCTTTGACGAGCTGCTGGCCAAGATTTGGCAGCAGAGCAGCGGCGTTTCGCAGCAGCTGGTGGATGATATGGACGCGGATATCGACCTGATGGCGTTAACCGAGGAGATCCCGGATAACGAAGACCTGCTTGATAACGACGAGAACTCGCCGGTGATCCGCCTGATCAACGCCATTCTCGGCGAGGCGGTGAAGGACGGCGCGTCGGATATTCATATCGAAACCTTCGAGCGCACGCTGAGTATTCGCTTCCGCGTTGACGGCGTGCTGCGCCCGGTGCTGCAACCGGCGCGCAAGCTGGCACCGCTGCTGGTGTCGCGCATCAAGGTCATGTCGAAACTGGACATCGCCGAGAAGCGCCTGCCGCAGGATGGCCGTATCTCTCTGCGCATCGGCCGCAAGGCCATCGACGTGCGCGTCTCGACCATTCCGTCCCAGTACGGCGAGCGCGTGGTCATGCGCCTGCTCGATAAAAGCAACCTGAAGCCCGACATCAACAAGCTGGGCCTGATTGATGAAGAGCTGGAGAAGTTAAAAGGGCTGATTGACCGCCCGCACGGCATTATCCTGGTCACCGGGCCGACAGGTTCCGGTAAAAGTACCACCCTGTACGCCATTCTCTCGGCGCTGAACGGCCATGAGCGCAACATCCTGACCGTTGAAGACCCGATTGAATACGAGCTGGAAGGGGTGGGGCAGACGCAGGTTAACCCGCGCGTGGACATGACCTTTGCCCGCGGGCTGCGCGCCATTCTGCGTCAGGACCCGGACGTGGTGATGATCGGGGAAATTCGCGACGGCGAAACCGCGCAAATTGCGGTACAGGCCTCGCTTACCGGTCACCTGGTCATGTCTACGCTGCACACCAACAGCGCCGCCGGGGCGATTACCCGCCTGCGGGATATGGGGCTGGAGTCGTTTTTAATCGGTTCATCGTTGCTCGGTGTCATTGCCCAGCGTCTGGTGCGTCGGCTGTGTACGCACTGCCGCACCACCAGTCCGCTGGACGCCAATGAAAAAGCGCTATTCAGCTTTATGGAGACGCCGCCGAAAGCGATTTACCGCGCGGTGGGGTGTGAACACTGCCGCCAGAGCGGCTATCAGGGCCGTGCCGGTATTCATGAATTTCTGGTGGTGGACAGCACCATGCGCCGCGCCATCCATGAAGATAAGGACGAAATGTCCATCGAAACGCAGCTCTTTAAGCAGGCCTACAGCCTGCGCGAAAACGGGCTGCTGAAGGTGATTAGCGGCATCACCTCTCTGGAAGAGGTGATGCGCGTCACCGCCGAGCGTGGAGGGGATGAGTAA
- the gspC gene encoding type II secretion system protein GspC, producing the protein MFVLLIFCGQQGYLMFKDYKKVTNKLANADAQPLKTRRDKKTFTLFTAAVRQDNLPAAAKAPLAAEIEGIVRSDDAWLSFAVIKTPGGQKSYREGEPLTGFNDAYIQEINKDNVVFNYEGATQVLALNKPDYFKGGVDSGPVSKSTKDAGAESVHLNDYLVLKPLIEKGQLEGYNINPRNASSFYSHSGLEKGDVAVKVNSVDMTDEAKAKSIIANWSKMKEAEVVVRRHAHLENIRVNVLNN; encoded by the coding sequence ATGTTTGTGCTGTTAATTTTTTGCGGCCAGCAAGGGTATCTGATGTTTAAAGATTATAAAAAAGTTACGAATAAGTTGGCTAACGCTGATGCGCAGCCGCTGAAAACGCGTCGTGATAAAAAGACATTCACCCTTTTCACGGCGGCCGTGCGTCAGGACAACCTGCCAGCCGCCGCGAAAGCCCCGCTGGCAGCGGAGATCGAAGGTATTGTGCGCAGCGATGACGCCTGGCTTTCTTTCGCCGTGATCAAAACGCCGGGTGGTCAGAAGAGCTACCGTGAAGGCGAGCCGCTGACCGGTTTTAACGATGCCTATATTCAGGAAATTAACAAAGACAATGTGGTGTTTAATTACGAAGGTGCTACGCAGGTACTGGCATTAAATAAACCTGATTATTTTAAGGGCGGCGTTGACAGCGGCCCGGTAAGCAAATCGACGAAAGATGCAGGCGCGGAAAGTGTGCATCTGAATGATTATCTGGTGTTAAAGCCGTTAATCGAAAAAGGCCAGCTGGAAGGCTACAACATTAATCCAAGGAATGCCTCTTCCTTCTACAGCCATTCAGGGCTCGAAAAAGGTGATGTGGCGGTAAAAGTGAATTCTGTCGATATGACCGATGAAGCAAAGGCAAAAAGTATTATTGCCAACTGGTCGAAAATGAAAGAGGCGGAGGTCGTCGTCAGACGTCACGCTCACCTTGAAAATATTCGGGTTAATGTTCTAAACAATTAA
- the gspJ gene encoding type II secretion system minor pseudopilin GspJ, with translation MKRTRRQRGFTLLEIMIALTIFAVIGTLAWQILDGAMRTSSATDASAAKLNQLQRAWNLMERDFYQLQARAPRNEPDLFRQADDALELTTLNGVSGTVQLERVRWRLEQGRLYRDVWPVIDGPADAKPDEVPIVSEVKSLQWRFYRQGWLKSWSDPAHLPDGVELTLTMENGDTWRWVFTTPGDLPEAAAPENAPVPPPEAKS, from the coding sequence GTGAAGAGAACCCGACGCCAGCGCGGTTTTACCCTGCTGGAGATCATGATTGCCCTGACCATCTTTGCGGTGATCGGCACGCTGGCCTGGCAAATTCTGGACGGGGCGATGCGCACCAGTTCGGCCACCGATGCCAGCGCGGCGAAGCTCAATCAGCTGCAGCGCGCATGGAACCTGATGGAGCGTGATTTCTACCAGCTGCAGGCGCGCGCGCCGCGCAACGAGCCGGATCTGTTCCGTCAGGCGGACGATGCGCTTGAGCTGACCACGCTGAACGGCGTGAGCGGCACGGTCCAGCTGGAGCGCGTGCGCTGGCGGCTGGAACAAGGGCGTCTGTATCGCGACGTCTGGCCGGTGATTGACGGCCCGGCGGACGCGAAACCCGACGAGGTGCCGATTGTCAGCGAAGTGAAATCCCTGCAGTGGCGCTTTTACCGTCAGGGCTGGCTGAAAAGCTGGAGCGACCCGGCGCATCTGCCGGACGGCGTGGAGCTGACGTTGACCATGGAAAACGGTGATACCTGGCGCTGGGTCTTTACGACGCCGGGCGATCTGCCTGAAGCGGCTGCACCTGAAAACGCACCCGTACCGCCACCGGAAGCAAAATCATGA
- the gspK gene encoding type II secretion system minor pseudopilin GspK, with protein MSALRKQKGVALLVVLILLVMMSALAAKISQQFCRNLQKTHYQVSQQQLRWAMQAQEKVAKDRLQADASGESKALSPDGDWHQPLETRGEDYTVVGQVEDAQDCFNVNNLLAVEKVAQGKNPPAVPEKPRREQIVEQLLTQSGLSQTNAEEVYLQLVDYLDGDTTTAKEGAETDAWAGVVPARQPANQMMRTIAEITLLPAFPAAAYPKVSKLLCALPDAASKVDVNTLKPEQAALLAALFPGKLNEDDAVRLIESRPETGWESMETFSKALEQAFPQLKDDLPQVADYLSINSRYFRVNYTGNTDELTLRVVSQLQVNNEAGEIVTWQRRYRMIE; from the coding sequence ATGAGTGCATTGCGCAAACAGAAAGGCGTAGCCCTGCTGGTGGTGCTGATCCTGCTGGTGATGATGTCGGCGCTGGCTGCCAAAATCAGCCAGCAGTTCTGCCGCAACCTGCAAAAAACGCATTACCAGGTAAGCCAGCAGCAGCTGCGCTGGGCGATGCAGGCCCAGGAAAAGGTGGCGAAGGACCGGCTGCAGGCCGACGCCAGCGGGGAAAGCAAAGCGCTCTCCCCCGACGGCGACTGGCATCAGCCGCTGGAAACCCGGGGCGAAGACTACACGGTGGTCGGCCAGGTGGAAGACGCGCAGGACTGCTTTAACGTCAACAACCTGCTGGCGGTCGAGAAAGTTGCCCAGGGGAAAAACCCCCCGGCGGTGCCGGAAAAGCCCCGCAGAGAGCAGATTGTTGAACAGCTTCTGACGCAGAGCGGCCTGAGCCAGACCAACGCGGAAGAGGTGTATCTGCAGCTGGTGGACTATCTCGATGGCGACACGACGACGGCCAAAGAGGGCGCAGAGACCGATGCCTGGGCTGGCGTGGTGCCCGCTCGCCAACCGGCAAACCAGATGATGCGAACCATTGCCGAGATCACGCTGCTGCCCGCATTTCCGGCTGCCGCTTACCCGAAGGTGAGCAAGCTGCTGTGCGCGCTGCCGGACGCCGCCAGCAAGGTGGATGTGAATACCCTGAAACCGGAGCAGGCCGCCTTGCTGGCCGCCCTGTTCCCGGGAAAACTCAATGAAGATGATGCCGTTCGCCTGATTGAATCGCGTCCTGAAACCGGCTGGGAAAGTATGGAAACCTTCAGCAAAGCGCTGGAGCAGGCCTTCCCGCAGTTGAAAGACGACCTTCCGCAGGTGGCCGACTATCTCTCCATTAACAGCCGGTATTTCCGCGTCAATTATACCGGCAATACCGATGAATTAACGCTTCGCGTGGTGAGCCAGCTTCAGGTCAATAACGAAGCCGGTGAGATCGTGACGTGGCAGCGCCGTTACCGAATGATTGAATAA
- the gspF gene encoding type II secretion system inner membrane protein GspF: MAFYAWTATDAAGKTRRGTLQVEGQKQVRQWLREQKLMPVSITETREAAVSGKAKTGAKLSTPVLSMFTRQLSTLVNAALPLESALKAISKQTEDKKLAAMVVEIREKVVEGHTLFDAFSQFPRTFDKLYCTLVMAGEKTGHLGDVLEKLAEYNEQRQKMKSKLTQAMVYPITLTVVAIAVIGILLVAVVPQVIEQFTHMKQQLPITTRTLIAVSDFLQAYGIYIVGILAGGFIGFKTWLRNAKNRFRWHSWLVNGSPIKKLMCAINSARYIRTLSILQASSVPLLEGMYIAMDGIENLYARQVLEQAADTVRQGASLYAALEQAKLFPPTMLYMIASGEESGELGNLMDRAAENQESALQHRITLTLSVFEPALVVSMATIVLFIVLSILQPLLQLNNMVG; the protein is encoded by the coding sequence ATGGCCTTCTACGCCTGGACGGCAACGGATGCGGCGGGCAAAACCCGGCGCGGCACGCTGCAGGTCGAGGGGCAAAAACAGGTTCGCCAGTGGCTTCGCGAACAAAAGCTAATGCCTGTCAGCATCACCGAAACCCGCGAAGCGGCGGTGTCCGGGAAAGCAAAGACCGGGGCTAAGCTCTCCACGCCGGTGCTGTCGATGTTTACCCGCCAGCTTTCCACGCTGGTCAACGCCGCGCTGCCGCTGGAAAGCGCGCTGAAGGCCATCTCGAAGCAGACGGAAGACAAAAAGCTGGCGGCGATGGTGGTGGAGATCCGTGAAAAGGTGGTGGAAGGGCACACGCTGTTTGACGCCTTCAGCCAGTTCCCGCGCACCTTCGACAAGCTCTACTGCACCCTGGTGATGGCCGGTGAAAAGACCGGTCACCTGGGCGACGTGCTGGAGAAGCTGGCGGAGTACAACGAGCAGCGTCAGAAGATGAAAAGCAAGCTGACGCAGGCGATGGTCTACCCGATTACCCTGACGGTGGTGGCCATCGCGGTGATCGGCATTCTGCTGGTGGCGGTGGTCCCGCAGGTGATCGAGCAGTTCACCCACATGAAGCAGCAGCTGCCGATCACCACCCGCACGCTGATCGCAGTGAGCGATTTCCTGCAGGCGTACGGCATCTATATTGTCGGGATCCTGGCCGGTGGGTTTATCGGCTTTAAGACCTGGCTCAGAAATGCCAAAAACCGCTTTCGCTGGCACAGCTGGCTGGTGAACGGCTCGCCGATTAAAAAGCTGATGTGCGCCATCAACAGCGCCCGCTATATCCGAACCCTGAGCATTCTGCAGGCCAGCAGCGTGCCGCTGCTCGAAGGGATGTATATCGCGATGGACGGTATCGAAAACCTCTACGCCCGGCAGGTGCTGGAGCAGGCCGCCGATACCGTGCGCCAGGGGGCATCTTTATATGCCGCGCTTGAACAGGCGAAATTATTCCCGCCGACCATGCTGTACATGATTGCTTCCGGCGAAGAGAGCGGGGAGCTCGGCAATTTAATGGACCGCGCGGCGGAAAACCAGGAGTCGGCATTACAGCATCGAATTACGTTAACGCTGTCGGTATTTGAACCGGCGCTGGTGGTCTCTATGGCGACGATTGTTTTATTTATCGTGCTGTCAATATTACAGCCGCTTCTGCAACTTAATAATATGGTAGGTTAA
- the gspG gene encoding type II secretion system major pseudopilin GspG, translated as MAIKRKNLARQAGFTLLELMVVIVILGVLASMVVPNLMGNKEKADTQKATSDIVALEGSLDMYKLDNHRYPTTEQGLQALVTKPEIAPIPNGYRADGYIRRLPQDPWGNDYLLVSPGEHGAVDVFSAGPDGEANTADDITNWSLDKKEK; from the coding sequence ATGGCTATAAAACGTAAAAACCTGGCTCGCCAGGCGGGCTTCACCTTGCTCGAATTAATGGTGGTGATCGTTATTCTCGGCGTTTTAGCGAGTATGGTGGTACCAAACTTAATGGGTAATAAAGAAAAAGCGGATACGCAAAAAGCGACCAGCGATATTGTCGCGCTCGAAGGCTCGCTGGATATGTATAAGCTCGATAACCACCGCTACCCGACAACAGAGCAGGGCCTGCAGGCGCTGGTGACCAAGCCTGAAATCGCACCCATCCCGAACGGCTACCGCGCTGACGGCTATATTCGCCGCCTGCCGCAGGACCCGTGGGGAAACGATTATCTGCTCGTCAGCCCGGGCGAACACGGCGCCGTAGACGTCTTTTCTGCCGGTCCAGACGGCGAAGCCAATACCGCCGATGATATTACGAACTGGTCTCTGGATAAGAAAGAGAAATAA
- the gspD gene encoding type II secretion system secretin GspD has protein sequence MKKFPWACVALTALSLYSSSLLAANFSASFKNTDIREFIDTVGRNLNKTILVDPSVQGSVSVRTYNVLTEDEYYQFFLSVLDLYGLSVIPMDNGMIKVVRSSVARTAGAPLADSKNPGKGDEIITRVVRMENVPVRELAPLLRQLNDATGIGNVVHFEPSNVLLLTGKASVVNRLVDLVQRVDKDGIQRREIVPLRFASAKELSDMLNNLNNEEQKGQNAPQLATKVVADDETNSLVISGSEDARMRTRSLIHQLDREQNNEGNTRVFYLKYASATKVVPVLTGIGEQLKDKASTPKAKTATASSDLNITADEATNSLVITAQPNVMNSLEKVIDKLDIRRPQVLVEAIIAEVQDGNGLDLGVQWTSKHGGVQFGSTGLPISQIKNGTMKGASFTGLATGFFNGDFGALMTALSTDGKNDILSTPSLVTLDNKEASFNVGQDVPVLSGSQTTSGDNVFNSVERKTVGTKLKIVPQINDGDMIHLKIEQEVSSVDNSATEDASLGPTFNTRTINNEVMVHSGQTVVLGGLMENVTKQSVSKVPLLGDIPLVGQLFRYTSQDTSKRNLMVFIHTTVLRDDDNYSAASKEKYDQIRARQQQRVEEKKLGIIEPTDNAVLPAFPVDASAAPVKTSASTPRNPFKH, from the coding sequence ATGAAGAAATTTCCCTGGGCGTGCGTGGCGCTGACCGCATTGTCGTTATATTCAAGTTCGCTGCTTGCAGCCAACTTTAGCGCGAGCTTTAAAAATACCGATATCCGCGAGTTTATCGATACGGTAGGCCGCAATCTGAATAAAACCATACTCGTCGATCCGTCCGTGCAGGGCTCGGTGTCGGTGCGAACCTACAACGTGCTGACGGAAGATGAGTATTACCAGTTCTTCCTGAGCGTGCTGGATTTGTACGGCCTGTCGGTGATCCCGATGGACAACGGCATGATTAAAGTAGTGCGTTCCAGCGTGGCCCGTACCGCCGGCGCGCCGCTGGCAGACAGCAAAAACCCGGGTAAAGGTGATGAGATCATCACCCGCGTCGTGCGCATGGAAAATGTGCCGGTACGTGAACTTGCCCCGCTGCTGCGCCAGCTCAACGATGCCACCGGCATCGGCAACGTGGTGCACTTTGAACCGTCCAACGTGCTGCTGTTGACCGGTAAAGCCTCGGTGGTGAACCGCCTGGTGGATCTGGTTCAGCGCGTGGACAAAGACGGGATTCAGCGCCGCGAGATCGTGCCGCTGCGCTTTGCCTCCGCCAAAGAGCTCTCCGACATGTTGAACAACCTCAACAATGAAGAGCAGAAAGGGCAGAACGCGCCGCAGCTGGCCACAAAAGTGGTGGCGGATGACGAAACCAACAGCCTGGTGATCAGCGGCTCGGAAGATGCGCGCATGCGTACCCGCTCTCTGATCCATCAGCTGGACCGCGAGCAGAACAACGAGGGGAATACCCGCGTCTTCTACCTCAAATATGCCAGCGCCACGAAGGTGGTGCCGGTTCTGACCGGGATAGGTGAACAGCTGAAGGACAAGGCCAGTACGCCGAAGGCGAAAACCGCCACCGCGTCCAGCGATCTGAACATTACCGCCGACGAGGCCACCAACTCGCTGGTGATCACCGCCCAGCCTAACGTGATGAACTCCCTTGAGAAGGTGATCGACAAGCTCGACATCCGTCGTCCACAGGTGCTGGTGGAAGCGATCATTGCTGAAGTGCAGGACGGTAACGGCCTGGATCTCGGCGTGCAGTGGACCAGCAAGCACGGCGGCGTGCAGTTCGGCTCCACCGGCCTGCCAATCAGCCAGATTAAAAACGGCACCATGAAGGGGGCGAGCTTCACCGGCCTTGCGACCGGCTTCTTTAACGGCGATTTCGGGGCGCTGATGACCGCGCTCTCTACCGACGGCAAAAACGACATTCTCTCTACCCCAAGCCTGGTCACGCTGGATAACAAAGAGGCGTCGTTCAACGTCGGTCAGGACGTGCCGGTGCTTTCCGGCTCCCAGACCACCAGCGGCGACAACGTCTTTAACTCCGTTGAGCGCAAGACGGTCGGGACCAAGCTGAAAATTGTGCCGCAGATCAACGACGGCGACATGATCCACCTGAAGATTGAGCAGGAAGTCTCCAGCGTCGACAACAGCGCGACGGAAGATGCCAGCCTTGGCCCAACCTTCAACACCCGTACCATCAACAACGAAGTGATGGTGCACAGCGGGCAGACGGTGGTGCTCGGCGGCCTGATGGAGAACGTCACCAAACAGTCGGTCTCCAAAGTGCCGCTGCTGGGCGATATCCCGCTGGTCGGCCAGCTGTTCCGCTATACCTCGCAGGATACGTCGAAACGCAATCTGATGGTGTTTATCCATACCACCGTGCTGCGCGACGACGACAACTACAGCGCGGCGTCGAAAGAGAAATATGACCAGATCCGCGCCCGCCAGCAGCAGCGCGTGGAAGAGAAAAAGCTCGGCATTATCGAACCAACGGATAACGCGGTACTGCCCGCGTTTCCCGTCGACGCCAGCGCCGCGCCGGTAAAAACCAGCGCCAGCACACCGCGCAATCCGTTTAAACACTAA
- a CDS encoding ExeA family protein — MYQSHFNFKNPPFRKITGLSGDFLVPYHQDVFNLLKEKTQQAGIIGLFADDAPLLGQFSDALKSANPDVFAINAFPKLSASSLLYKLNPGTKESKNRLQAVDTILHQWQGEKTRTKVLVISHTEAMKDTCQEVLAMLLTRAQELGFCLSIVLMGAADREAVLMQQPELREYAHTRHSLRPLTCRESLRYVEAQCEEHGCESSPLTPARVRKMHALTRGNISKLNELAHLSMLAAWTERADQVSPRHLRLASGETLPAKKHGKRLATVGLFASVLFAACGWYLTSSIGAKLPVQLPVPASWKQRTPHVQAPVVPVIDNEMVNQPDAMHQLYLMWGYDASADDALCQNAAKVNLMCRQGNASPDALAQEGYPWVSELKTGNHLNYAVVARVGDNSLDLLMNNRTWQVSRSWFNQHATGNFTQLHRLTPEGKDIISAASDAKDMGWLDQQLSVALNQPETHSRTWTAEMMKRTREFQQKMHLHVDGIPGEDTLMQLMRETHSTPSVLIQTSPKMQEKKA, encoded by the coding sequence ATGTATCAGAGCCACTTTAATTTTAAAAACCCGCCCTTTCGGAAAATAACCGGGTTATCCGGGGATTTTCTGGTGCCTTATCATCAGGACGTATTCAACCTGCTGAAAGAGAAAACCCAACAGGCGGGGATTATTGGGCTCTTTGCTGACGATGCCCCGCTGCTGGGCCAGTTCAGCGACGCCCTGAAATCCGCTAATCCTGACGTTTTTGCCATTAACGCGTTTCCAAAACTGAGTGCCAGTAGTCTGCTGTATAAACTCAACCCGGGAACGAAAGAGAGCAAAAACCGGCTTCAGGCGGTGGATACCATCCTGCACCAGTGGCAAGGGGAAAAAACCAGGACGAAAGTGCTGGTGATTAGCCACACCGAAGCCATGAAGGACACCTGTCAGGAGGTGCTGGCTATGCTACTGACGCGCGCCCAGGAGCTGGGGTTTTGCCTCTCCATCGTGCTGATGGGCGCAGCGGATCGGGAAGCCGTCCTGATGCAGCAGCCCGAGCTGCGTGAATATGCGCATACCCGTCACAGCCTGCGTCCTCTTACCTGCCGGGAATCTCTCCGCTACGTTGAGGCGCAGTGTGAAGAGCACGGATGCGAGAGCTCACCGTTAACCCCGGCGCGCGTGCGCAAGATGCATGCGCTGACCAGAGGGAATATCAGCAAGCTGAACGAGCTGGCCCACCTGTCGATGCTCGCCGCCTGGACCGAGCGTGCGGATCAGGTCAGCCCGCGTCATTTACGTCTGGCCTCCGGCGAGACGCTGCCTGCGAAAAAACACGGTAAGCGCCTGGCTACCGTCGGTTTGTTCGCATCCGTGCTGTTTGCCGCCTGCGGCTGGTATTTGACCTCCTCGATCGGTGCAAAACTTCCGGTTCAGCTCCCGGTGCCTGCTAGCTGGAAACAGCGGACGCCACATGTTCAGGCCCCGGTGGTGCCGGTTATCGACAATGAAATGGTCAATCAGCCGGATGCCATGCATCAGCTCTATCTGATGTGGGGATATGACGCCTCAGCGGACGATGCCCTGTGTCAAAACGCCGCGAAGGTGAACCTGATGTGCAGGCAGGGTAACGCCTCACCGGACGCGCTGGCGCAGGAAGGGTATCCGTGGGTAAGTGAACTGAAAACCGGCAACCACCTCAATTATGCCGTGGTCGCCCGCGTCGGGGATAACTCACTCGACCTGCTGATGAACAACCGTACCTGGCAGGTAAGCCGCAGCTGGTTTAACCAGCATGCCACCGGCAACTTTACCCAATTGCACCGCCTGACGCCGGAAGGTAAAGACATCATCAGCGCCGCCAGCGATGCGAAGGACATGGGTTGGCTTGACCAGCAGCTGAGCGTAGCCCTTAACCAGCCGGAAACCCATTCCCGGACCTGGACGGCGGAGATGATGAAACGCACCCGCGAGTTCCAGCAAAAAATGCATCTGCATGTGGATGGCATTCCAGGGGAAGATACATTGATGCAGTTAATGCGTGAAACCCATTCCACGCCGAGCGTGCTGATCCAGACCTCCCCGAAAATGCAGGAGAAGAAAGCCTGA
- the gspH gene encoding type II secretion system minor pseudopilin GspH, with the protein MKNQRGFTLLEIILALVIFANCAMMVVSTIPSRSGADIFGQQLKALVDYGSDRAVMDGNIVGLVITTDKYQLVTLDDKNGVRHWVPLSAGRITTKGDFPQEMHVSLSPQRLAATVEADPQILFLPDGEIGRFTLTLQRYDKQHHFRVVSQGAAPVSVENDD; encoded by the coding sequence ATGAAAAATCAACGCGGCTTTACGTTGCTGGAAATTATTCTGGCGCTGGTGATATTTGCCAACTGCGCCATGATGGTGGTGTCAACAATACCCTCACGCAGCGGTGCGGATATATTTGGCCAGCAATTAAAAGCCCTCGTTGATTATGGTTCAGACCGTGCGGTAATGGACGGAAATATCGTTGGGCTGGTAATCACCACCGATAAATATCAGCTGGTCACGCTAGACGATAAAAATGGCGTGCGTCACTGGGTGCCTTTATCTGCCGGACGAATTACCACCAAAGGCGATTTTCCGCAGGAGATGCATGTATCGCTGTCGCCCCAGCGTCTGGCGGCCACCGTCGAGGCTGATCCGCAGATCCTCTTTCTGCCGGACGGCGAGATTGGCCGCTTTACGCTTACGCTGCAACGCTACGACAAACAGCACCATTTCCGCGTGGTGTCGCAGGGCGCGGCCCCGGTATCGGTAGAGAACGATGACTAA